One genomic region from bacterium encodes:
- a CDS encoding helix-turn-helix transcriptional regulator gives MARKKNRSAIGSDFDQFLQEEGILQEVEIVAAKRVIAWQIAELMDKERISKTAMAAKMGTSRAVLDRLLDPENTGVTLKTLGKAAAVLGRKIHISLAS, from the coding sequence ATGGCAAGGAAAAAAAACAGATCAGCTATCGGCAGTGATTTCGATCAGTTCCTCCAGGAAGAAGGTATCCTCCAGGAGGTGGAGATCGTCGCGGCCAAGAGGGTCATCGCCTGGCAGATCGCCGAGCTCATGGACAAGGAACGGATCTCCAAGACCGCCATGGCCGCAAAGATGGGAACCAGCAGGGCTGTACTGGATCGCCTGCTCGACCCTGAAAACACCGGGGTCACCCTGAAAACCCTCGGCAAGGCTGCCGCTGTGCTCGGCAGGAAGATCCATATCAGTCTGGCGTCTTGA